One window from the genome of Salvia splendens isolate huo1 chromosome 9, SspV2, whole genome shotgun sequence encodes:
- the LOC121749093 gene encoding uncharacterized protein At2g29880-like, producing the protein MDRYTFRRLVHMLGTIGRLRPTNNLTVDEQVAIFLYILAHHQKNRTMKTNFMRSGETISRYFNRVLNVVLRLQGHLLKAPSSISEDSTDAKWKWFKNCIGALDGTHIEVKVSEVDKPRYRNRKGHTSTNVLGMARRGKSNHVWTIEEDAKLVESIVELKRSKNWDGESGSGLRKGYQKELEKILQEKLPGNGLKEKPHIESRCKLLKKQYHAIYDVRANGELSGFGWDDERKCVTASADVWADYLKSHPDCTFMKNKSFPYFDQLSIVWGKDRAAGLHAEVPLDVVEELDREENVDQVDGESGEDGVPSLTTPRDEGTSKRLDRKRRRSSDGFISSLERMTNVLVAYMDKSNDQMNKILESVTGGDKEKKDNRHMLYEKLQEIEALTDSQRQKAAMKLVRDPDLLDYFFTLHDEGAKKMFLIELLG; encoded by the exons ATGGATAGATATACATTTAGGCGCCTAGTTCACATGCTTGGAACTATTGGACGACTAAGACCTACGAATAACCTGACAGTTGATGAGCAAGTTGCTATATTTTTGTACATCCTAGCCCATCATCAAAAGAATCGTACAATGAAAACTAATTTCATGCGGTCAGGCGAAACAATTAGTAGATATTTCAATAGGGTACTAAATGTAGTTCTTAGGCTTCAAGGTCATTTACTAAAAGCTCCATCCTCTATATCTGAGGATTCAACTGATGCGAAATGGAAATGGTTTAAG AATTGCATAGGAGCTCTTGATGGTACCCACATTGAAGTGAAAGTATCCGAGGTTGATAAACCTAGATATCGCAATAGAAAAGGTCATACTTCTACAAATGTTTTAGGA ATGGCTCGCCGAGGAAAGAGTAATCATGTATGGACTATTGAAGAAGATGCAAAACTTGTAGAATCTATTGTTGAGTTGAAGAGGAGTAAGAATTGGGATGGTGAAAGTGGAAGTGGGTTGAGAAAAGGTTATCAAAAGGAGTTGGAAAAAATATTGCAAGAAAAGCTTCCAGGTAATGGTCTTAAAGAAAAGCCACACATCGAATCTCGTTGTAAGTTATTGAAAAAACAATATCATGCTATCTATGATGTACGTGCTAATGGAGAATTGAGTGGCTTTGGCTGGGATGATGAAAGAAAATGTGTTACTGCAAGTGCGGATGTTTGGGCTGATTATTTGAAG AGCCATCCAGATTGTACTTTCATGAAAAACAAGTCTTTCCCTTACTTTGATCAACTATCAATTGTATGGGGTAAAGATAGAGCTGCTGGATTACATGCTGAAGTTCCATTAGATGTAGTTGAGGAATTAGATAGAGAAGAAAATGTAGATCAAGTAGATGGAGAATCTGGTGAAGATGGTGTACCTTCATTAACTACACCTCGCGACGAAGGAACTTCAAAAAGACTTGATCGTAAGAGGAGAAGAAGTTCAGATGGTTTCATATCAAGTTTGGAGCGAATGACTAATGTGCTTGTTGCGTATATGGATAAGTCGAATGATCAAATGAACAAGATTTTGGAAAGTGTTACCGGAGGTGACAAAGAGAAAAAAGACAATCGTCATATGCTTTATGAGAAATTGCAAGAGATTGAAGCGTTGACTGATTCTCAGAGACAAAAAGCTGCAATGAAACTTGTTCGAGATCCTGATTTATTAGATTACTTTTTCACTCTTCATGATGAAGGGGCGAAAAAGATGTTTCTAATAGAACTATTAGGATGA